A genomic region of Metopolophium dirhodum isolate CAU chromosome 1, ASM1992520v1, whole genome shotgun sequence contains the following coding sequences:
- the LOC132937321 gene encoding SCAN domain-containing protein 3-like produces the protein MSEAKKKKRQYSAEYIKYGFIQSRTNPSSPMCLICQKTFSNEAMKPSRLLDHFNKMHSDMKDKDVTYFQNMEKKYVAQPTLSTLFSAASKQDNDGLRASYNISLLIAKTGKPHTIGEDLILPAIKEVITTVLHKPAADIIRKIPLSNSSVQRRIDEMAENIEESLCNHLKTCQFSIQLDESTLPTNEALLLSYVRFIKYEKICQELLFARNLETNTKGETIFNTLEKFCDEKQIPLKNIMSIATDGAPAMTGRHKGFIAHLKNKVPDVLAVHCVIHRQHLVAKNLSERLHTSLHYVIRAVNKIRSNSLNDRLFSQLCVANDEDFNRLLLHTEVRWLSKGTCLTRFYNLFDSVIEFLKNKDTELRDNLITSKNDISYLTDLYKLFNDVNLQLQGDDLNLIKTKTVISTFVAKLQLYKRNIGRREFNNFPNLAAASFINDDLVVYCQHLENLHNDFKERFQDILNMDIPDWVLDPFSNVSTAESSQLEEQLLELTTNEEIKFKFKNGYQEFWLQKPIMELYPSLWSIVQRFLIAFPSSYLSERGFSAVATLLTKKRNRLLVTERGDLRLFLSKFEPDINKLVNAHQVHPSH, from the coding sequence ATGTCGGaagcaaaaaagaaaaaaagacaaTACAGTGCGGAATACATAAAATACGGATTTATTCAAAGTCGGACAAATCCATCATCGCCAATGTGCCTCATAtgtcaaaaaacattttcaaatgaagCAATGAAACCTTCTCGATTACTcgatcattttaataaaatgcattCAGATATGAAAGACAAAGATGTGACTTACTttcaaaatatggaaaaaaagtACGTAGCTCAACCTACTTTATCAACGCTTTTTTCTGCGGCTTCTAAGCAAGACAATGATGGGCTTCGTGCGTCGTACAATATATCACTATTAATTGCTAAAACAGGCAAACCACATACCATTGGGGAAGACTTAATTTTACCAGCAATAAAAGAAGTAATAACAACTGTGCTCCATAAACCAGCGGCAGATATTATCCGAAAAATTCCTTTGAGCAATAGTTCTGTACAAAGACGAATTGATGAGATGGCTGAAAATATTGAAGAATCATTGTGCAATCATTTGAAGacttgtcaattttcaattcagTTGGATGAGTCCACTTTACCAACTAATGAAgcattattgttatcatatgtaaggtttataaaatatgagaAAATATGTCAAGAACTATTATTTGCGAGAAATTTAGAGACAAATACAAAAGGAGAAACCATATTTAATACACTAGAAAAGTTTTGTGATGAAAAGCAAATCCCTCTGAAGAATATTATGTCAATTGCTACTGATGGTGCCCCAGCTATGACAGGGCGACACAAAGGCTTCATAgcgcatttaaaaaataaagttccaGACGTGCTTGCTGTACATTGCGTCATTCATCGCCAGCATTTAGTTGCAAAAAATCTGAGTGAACGCCTGCATACATCACTGCATTATGTTATTAGAGCAGTTAATAAAATCAGAAGCAACTCACTAAATGACAGATTATTTAGTCAACTTTGCGTTGCTAATGATGAAGATTTCAATCGATTGCTGCTTCACACAGAAGTGCGCTGGCTGTCAAAAGGTACTTGTCTGACTCGATTTTACAATCTGTTTGACTCTGTGATAGAGTTCCTGAAAAACAAAGACACAGAACTTCGCGATAACCTCATCACATCAAAGAATGATATTTCGTACTTGACAGACCTCTACAAGTTATTTAATGATGTCAATCTCCAACTTCAAGGTGACGACTTGAActtgattaaaacaaaaactgtcATTTCTACATTCGTTGCCAAACTGCAATTATACAAGAGAAATATTGGTAGACGTGAATTTAATAACTTTCCTAATTTAGCAGCAGCATCTTTTATCAACGATGACTTGGTTGTTTACTGTCAACACTTGGAGAACCTCCACAATGATTTCAAAGAACGATTCCAGGACATTTTAAACATGGACATACCAGACTGGGTATTAGATCCTTTTTCAAATGTCAGCACAGCAGAATCATCCCAGTTAGAAGAACAACTTTTAGAATTGACCACAAATGAggaaatcaaattcaaattcaagaATGGCTATCAAGAATTTTGGCTGCAAAAGCCAATCATGGAACTGTACCCTAGTTTATGGTCGATTGTTCAACGATTTCTGATAGCATTCCCGTCATCGTATTTGTCTGAACGTGGATTCAGTGCTGTAGCAACACTGCTAACAAAAAAGAGAAATCGGTTGCTTGTTACCGAACGCGGTGATTTACGGctgtttttaagtaaatttgagCCAGATATTAACAAACTCGTTAATGCACATCAAGTTCATCCATCAcattaa
- the LOC132932897 gene encoding uncharacterized protein LOC132932897 — protein MLRYLASGCSFTELHHEYRLGISTISGFVTQVCEAIWNRLKDECMPQPSTQMWLEIANFPNCIGAVDGKHIRVIKPTDTGSLYYNYKHYFSIVLIGICDANYSFVSIDVSAYGKSSDSSIFKESMFYKKMMNNSLNIPNPKPISTLNSEPMPYVIVGDEAFGLSENIMRP, from the exons ATGCTCAG ATACCTTGCCAGTGGATGTTCTTTTACGGAATTACACCATGAATATCGTCTAGGAATTTCTACTATTTCTGGATTTGTTACTCAAGTTTGTGAGGCTATATGGAATAGATTGAAAGATGAATGTATGCCTCAACCATCAACACAAATGTGGCTCGAAATTGCAAATTTTCCTAATTGTATAGGCGCCGTCGACGGTAAGCATATCAGAGTAATTAAGCCCACCGACACTGGTTCATTGTATTACaattacaaacattatttttccaTTGTATTGATTGGTATTTGTGATGCCAACTATTCATTTGTATCCATAGATGTAAGTGCTTATGGAAAGAGTAGTGATTCTTCAATTTTTAAAGAATCtatgttctataaaaaaatgatgaataatTCTTTGAATATTCCTAAtccaaaaccgatttcaacgttAAACTCAGAACCAATGCCATATGTAATAGTAGGTGACGAAGCGTTTGGATTATCGGAAAATATAATGCGACCATAA